TTGATGATAAACAGTCCGATGCCGATCGAGACAAGAGGGTCAAGGATGCGCCAATCCTTCCATGCGATGATGCCGGCAACGACAACGACCGCCAGCGATTCGATCGCATCGGTGAGGAGGTGCAGGTATGCGCTCTTCAAATTGAGGTCGTGATGGGCATGGGTCTTGAGGAGAAGGGTCGCGGCGGCATTCACAACGAAGCCGATGACAGCAATAGCCAGCATCCATTCGCCAAGAACCGGCTCGGGGTGGGCGAAACGGAGAATTCCCTCGTAACAGACATACATGCCGATCACAACGAGCGTTGTTGCGTTGATGAATGCGACGAAGATCTCTACGCGGACATACCCGTACGATTTTTCAGGGTTGGACTTCCACCGTACCACCCGTGTGGCAATGTAACTCAAAATCAGTGCGAGGAAGTCGCTGAGGTTGTGGAGAGAGTCGGAGATCAGCGCAAGGCTGTTGGTGAGAATGCCGCCGGCAAGTTCAACGACAAAAATCAGCGCATTGAGGGCGATCGCGACCAGGAGATGCTTGCCCGGCGCCGGCGTATGGGAATGTTCTTCTGACATAAGGATTCTTTCGTATGATAAAGGTAGTGAACTTCACAAGCCATTTGCAAGTGAACGGGCATGGAAATGCCGGACAGAGAAAGAAGAAACGTCGAATTCTCTTAATTCTTAAAGCCCGATGGCTTTCATGGTCGGCCAGGTGATCAAATTCCAGTGGCATAAGCGGTAAAAAATTAATATATTTATAGATAATTTGTTCTTGTCACCGATCTGCCCTTTCAATCGACTTATAGCGGATTGAAAGGTTCTTATTGAAACGTCGATAGCGCTATGGCGAAGAAAGACCGGCCGCACGGACTGTTTGAGAGATTCAAACGCTACATTCAGGCCAAGAAGCTCATCGCGCCCGGAAGCACGGTTTTGGCCGCAGTGAGCGGTGGAATCGACTCGGCGGTTTTGTTGGATCTGATGTGGGAACTGTCGCACGAATGGGGGCTTGACCTTGCCGTCCTCCATGTGAACCATCAATTGCGCGGTCGCGAAGCCGACGCCGATGAAAAATTTGTTGGATCGCTGGCGAAGGGATACCGCGTTCAGGCATTTATCGGCAGGGTAGAAACGAAGAAGGAAGCCGCGAGAAAGAAGATCTCGATCCAGGAGGCGGCAAGAGATCTTCGCTATGCGTTCTTCCTTACCAAGAAAGCCGAACTCGATGCAGATGCCGTCGTTACCGCGCATAACGCCGACGACAATGCCGAGACGATGCTGTTGAATTTTCTGAGAGGAACTGGGATCGACGGCCTCGCAGGCATTCCGGCCAGCCGGAGCCAGGGCTCGATCGTTCGCCCTCTGCTCTTCGCGTCACGCAAAGAAATTGCTGAATACGCGCGTGGAAGAAAGCTGAAATTCCGCGAGGATTCTTCAAACCTCACCGACAAGTACAGCCGGAATTTCCTGCGCAGGAAGGTGATTCCAAAGATCGAGGAGAGGATCAACCCTTCGTTGACCGCCTCACTCATGAGTTCAGCGGCGGTTTTCAGGATGAATGCCGGCTATCTTCACGACCAGGTGCGGAATGCCTGGAAGGGAGCAGTATCGGAGAAGGACGGGGAGATGTTCTTTCTCAAGGTTGAGATGCTGAAGCAGCATCCTTTTCTCCGCCAGATGATCGTGCACGATGTTTTTCTCAAGACAGGGATCGAGCCCTCCGCCGACCGAATTGGGGCCGTGGTCTCGCTTCTTGACAATGAACCAG
The Bacteroidota bacterium genome window above contains:
- a CDS encoding cation diffusion facilitator family transporter, translated to MSEEHSHTPAPGKHLLVAIALNALIFVVELAGGILTNSLALISDSLHNLSDFLALILSYIATRVVRWKSNPEKSYGYVRVEIFVAFINATTLVVIGMYVCYEGILRFAHPEPVLGEWMLAIAVIGFVVNAAATLLLKTHAHHDLNLKSAYLHLLTDAIESLAVVVVAGIIAWKDWRILDPLVSIGIGLFIIKSAWGIVAETVHILTEGTPRGINLDEVAAFIQSFPGVENVHHLHIWGLSTRMRALSAHIVVQDQLISTGNKISSQLEHELEHRFGINHPTFQLESCVCGDQGVVVEFHPTHKA
- the tilS gene encoding tRNA lysidine(34) synthetase TilS: MAKKDRPHGLFERFKRYIQAKKLIAPGSTVLAAVSGGIDSAVLLDLMWELSHEWGLDLAVLHVNHQLRGREADADEKFVGSLAKGYRVQAFIGRVETKKEAARKKISIQEAARDLRYAFFLTKKAELDADAVVTAHNADDNAETMLLNFLRGTGIDGLAGIPASRSQGSIVRPLLFASRKEIAEYARGRKLKFREDSSNLTDKYSRNFLRRKVIPKIEERINPSLTASLMSSAAVFRMNAGYLHDQVRNAWKGAVSEKDGEMFFLKVEMLKQHPFLRQMIVHDVFLKTGIEPSADRIGAVVSLLDNEPGTRVDCGNGWKAENESGRIRLSQMNLAGGFSFVLNDEGTVENGFFSLSVKKSRNLPNKLGRNSSTEYVDAGKVRFPLCVRSWKEGDSFVPLGMKQKKKVSDLFVDLKIPRTEKRRIPVVESEGNIVWVAGCRIDDRFKITSTSTEAYKLSIRTA